A region of Diospyros lotus cultivar Yz01 chromosome 3, ASM1463336v1, whole genome shotgun sequence DNA encodes the following proteins:
- the LOC127797939 gene encoding sterol 3-beta-glucosyltransferase UGT80A2-like isoform X19: MMAETPEKRFDHDNDRDDHRQWRRRRSSIASSSGSSGDDEVSVDLELGIEGEHGDAGDHAVECQPPPSIGGSFAGTSHSQAGLVDQNLFWLNILDVEKSTADSSNQLNKPMGRGEKLWIMARKVFDYKFPSRKKLTKLMGRGQKFWIMARKLIDDKASPNKKLKLLKQFASVKDDGTVQLEVPVDIKPKDLDFVNKVSCNGVSADESVDATDNQSPAPLQIVMLIVGTQGDVQPFVAIGKYLQEYGHRVRLATHLNFKEFVLAAGLEFFPLGGDPKVLAGYMVKNKGFFPSEASEIHIQRHQIKDIIFSLLPACTDPDPRTKVPFKVDAIIANPPAYGKRGLGFMFKCLPANFPILFLVLNIKWDIEYHII, from the exons ATGATGGCAGAGACGCCGGAGAAGCGTTTCGATCACGATAATGACCGCGATGATCATCGCcaatggaggaggaggagatcgTCAATAGCATCCTCGAGCGGCAGTTCTGGCGACGATGAGGTCTCCGTCGATCTTGAATTGGGAATTGAAGGCGAACACGGTGATGCCGGTGATCACGCCGTCGAATGTCAACCTCCTCCCTCCATCGGAGGTTCTTTCGCTGGTACTTCACACTCACAAGCAG GGTTAGTTGACCAGAATCTGTTCTGGCTGAACATTCTAGATGTGGAAAAATCAACCGCAGATTCATCAAATCAGCTCAATAAACCCATGGGACGTGGAGAGAAACTTTGGATAATGGCAAGAAAAGTGTTTGATTACAAATTTCCTTCCAGAAAGAAG CTTACTAAACTTATGGGACGTGGACAGAAATTCTGGATAATGGCAAGAAAATTGATTGATGACAAAGCATCTCCCAACAAGAAG CTCAAGTTGCTAAAGCAATTTGCATCAGTGAAGGACGATGGAACTGTGCAGCTTGAAGTTCCAGTAGATATTAAACCCAAAGACTTGGATTTTGTAAATAAAGTTAGCTGTAATGGGGTCAGTGCTGACGAGTCTGTCGATGCAACAGATAATCAAAGCCCAGCACCTCTGCAGATTGTTATGCTTATTGTTGGAACACAGGGGGATGTACAGCCATTTGTTGCCATTGGAAAATATTTACAG GAATATGGCCATAGGGTGAGACTAGCAACTCACTTAAATTTCAAGGAGTTTGTGTTAGCTGCTGGTTTGGAATTTTTCCCTCTTGGTGGAGATCCGAAAGTTCTTGCTGGTT ACATGGTAAAAAATAAAGGGTTCTTTCCATCAGAAGCTTCAGAAATACATATTCAGCGACATCAGATAAAGGACATCATATTCTCCTTACTTCCGGCTTGCACAGACCCTGATCCACGGACTAAAGTTCCATTTAAAGTAGATGCAATCATTGCCAATCCCCCTGCCTATG GGAAAAGGGGGTTGGGTTTCATGTTCAAAT GCCTACCAGCAAATTTCCCCATCCTCTTTCTCGTGTTAAACATCAAGTGGGATATAGA ATATCATATTATATAG